Within the Stenotrophomonas sp. 610A2 genome, the region TAGCCGGGTGTCCTGGTGGAGGACTGGGCTGCCGTATTGTAGAAGCTGCTTCTATAGCTCCAGCCAGCATTGGCGTTGACCGCAAGGCCGTTGCCAAGGGCGTGATAGTAGTTGCCGCTCAGGGAATAGCTGTACTTGGAGACATACGGCGGGGTGAAGCCGGTCAGGTCGGCCTGCATTACGCCGTCAATGAGACGACAAGGTGCGTCCCGATTGTCCTGGCAGGTAGTGAAATAGTCCTGGAAATCGGCATCGGTGATCGCACCGGTGGCGATCAACGAGAAATCCGCGGTGGGGCGCCAGCTGACCTCAAGTTCCGCCCCCTTGGTGCGCATCTGGCCAGCATTCGACATCGCCCAGCCCAGGGTCTCGGGGATATAGACCTGGGCCTGGAAATCCTTGTAATCGGCTTTGTACAGGCTGACGTTGACGGTCAGGCTGCGGTCGAGGAACTGAGTCTTCGCGCCGAGCTCGTAGGCGGTGGATTTCTCAGGCTGGATCAGGTTGGAACGGTCCCAGATCGGATCGATGGTGGGGCCCTTGTAGCCGGTGGCGACGTTGGCGTACCACATCAAGTTTTCGTTCTGCTGGAACTGCAGGGCGACCTTTCCTGACACGTTCTGCTTGCTGATTTCTCCTTGCGACGGGAGGATCTTGTTCAGGTAGACAACCGGCTTTCCTTCGGCAGTCGGCATCTCGATAGGTGTCATGGCAGCGAACACCTTGTCGCTGGTATAGCGCAACCCGCCGCTGGCCGACCAGCGATCGCTTAGTTTGTAACCAATATTGGCGTACAGCGCATGGCTCTTGGTGTCGGCGTGGATATGCTGCTTGGGTCCGGTGAGCGAGCGGTATTCGTTCAGCGGCGCAAGACTGAAGTTGAAACCGCCATAGGCATAGTACTCGTAGGTGCTGTCGACGTTTGCGTAGTAGGCGCCAAGTACATAATCCAGACGCTCGTCATCCATGGTCCCGGCCAGGCGGAATTCCTGGCTGATCTGGTGCGCGCGGATCGTGGTGATGTTCTTGTTGACGAAGTCCGCTGGGGACTGATCGACATCGTGCACCTGATTGACGGTTGAGCTGCGATAAGCGGTGATCGAGGTCAACTGGGCATCGTTGGCAAGGCGCAGGTCGGCCTTCGTGGAAAATCCGGTCACTCCCTGGAACGCAAAGCCATCGGCGTCGGCCTGGCTGGTGAAGCTGTCGCCGCCGATGTGCGTGAATCCGGCGAGGCTGGCATTGAAGTCCGCGTCCGTACCCAGCGTGTAGAGGGTCGACAGCGCACGGTTGAACAAGGTCTGGCGCTCTGCTGCCACCAGGATGTCGAGTTGTTCGGTTGGCTGCCACAGCCACTTCCCGCGAATGCCGCGTCCGGTCTGGTCGCCGATGTTCCAATCATGGAAGGCATTGGCGGTGGCACCATCCTGGTCCTTGTAGTACGCGGAAAGGCGCAGTGCGGAGGTATCGGAGATGCCCAGGTTGCTGGTCACGCGTGCGACGTGTTCGTTGCGCTCACCCAGCGACAACGACACGGAGCCGCCGGTGGTGCCGATTTCCGGGTTGCGGGTGCTTATGTTGACCACGCCGGCAGAAGCATTCTTTCCGAACAAGGTGCCCTGCGGCCCACGCAGAACCTCGATGTGCTCGATGTCGCTGAAACCGGCCACGCCGGGGTCACGGGGAATGCCGATCACCACGTCATCGACCACGGTGCCAACAGTCTGCTCGGAGGCCACGCTGAAGGCTTGCGTACCGATACCGCGGACCTGGAAGCCACCGCCGTTGGCAGTTCCCGCGGTGGCCGAGAAGGACACGCCGGGTGCTACGTACTGCAGGTCGGAAATACTGCTCATGTTGGTGCGGTCGAGCTGCTCTGCGGTGACGACGCTGATCGAGATCGGCG harbors:
- a CDS encoding TonB-dependent receptor, yielding MRKTLNQCNRHPVSRIRCNRLSLALVSSLVAIQPALAQDNTPTEPATKDLDTVMVRSTHQVKPLQRTPISISVVTAEQLDRTNMSSISDLQYVAPGVSFSATAGTANGGGFQVRGIGTQAFSVASEQTVGTVVDDVVIGIPRDPGVAGFSDIEHIEVLRGPQGTLFGKNASAGVVNISTRNPEIGTTGGSVSLSLGERNEHVARVTSNLGISDTSALRLSAYYKDQDGATANAFHDWNIGDQTGRGIRGKWLWQPTEQLDILVAAERQTLFNRALSTLYTLGTDADFNASLAGFTHIGGDSFTSQADADGFAFQGVTGFSTKADLRLANDAQLTSITAYRSSTVNQVHDVDQSPADFVNKNITTIRAHQISQEFRLAGTMDDERLDYVLGAYYANVDSTYEYYAYGGFNFSLAPLNEYRSLTGPKQHIHADTKSHALYANIGYKLSDRWSASGGLRYTSDKVFAAMTPIEMPTAEGKPVVYLNKILPSQGEISKQNVSGKVALQFQQNENLMWYANVATGYKGPTIDPIWDRSNLIQPEKSTAYELGAKTQFLDRSLTVNVSLYKADYKDFQAQVYIPETLGWAMSNAGQMRTKGAELEVSWRPTADFSLIATGAITDADFQDYFTTCQDNRDAPCRLIDGVMQADLTGFTPPYVSKYSYSLSGNYYHALGNGLAVNANAGWSYRSSFYNTAAQSSTRTPGYGVANLSVGIGAEDGQWEVSLYARNLLDKHYRSFVDASPTINTGGLFQYLSPDSFRTAGVSLTWNF